One window of Bos indicus isolate NIAB-ARS_2022 breed Sahiwal x Tharparkar chromosome 20, NIAB-ARS_B.indTharparkar_mat_pri_1.0, whole genome shotgun sequence genomic DNA carries:
- the BASP1 gene encoding brain acid soluble protein 1, producing the protein MGGKLSKKKKGYNVNDEKAKDKDKKAEGAGTEEEGTPKENEAQAAAETPEVKEGKEEKPEKDAQDTTKPEDKEGEKDAEAAKEDAPKAEPEPTEGAEGKPEPPKDAEQEPAAASGPSTGGDAPKASEAEAAEPAAPTKDDKSKEGGDATKTEAPAAPAAQETKSDGAPASDSKPSSTEAAPSSKETPAATEAPSSTPKAQAPAAPADEVKPAETPAANSDQTVAVKE; encoded by the coding sequence ATGGGAGGCAAACTGAGCAAGAAGAAGAAGGGGTACAATGTGAATGATGAGAAGGCCAAGGACAAAGACAAGAAGGCTGAAGGGGCTGggacagaagaggagggaacCCCAAAGGAGAATGAGGCCCAGGCTGCTGCCGAGACCCCAGAGGTGAAGGAGGGCAAAGAGGAGAAGCCGGAGAAGGATGCCCAGGACACCACCAAGCCCGAAGACAAGGAAGGCGAGAAAGATGCCGAGGCAGCCAAGGAAGATGCCCCGAAGGCAGAGCCTGAGCCGACGGAGGGGGCCGAGGGCAAGCCAGAGCCCCCCAAAGATGCTGAGCAGGAGCCGGCGGCTGCCTCAGGCCCCTCCACTGGCGGCGACGCCCCCAAAGCTTCGGAGGCTGAGGCAGCAGAGCCTGCGGCCCCCACCAAGGATGACAAGAGCAAGGAGGGAGGGGACGCCACAAAGACTGAGGCTCCCGCCGCTCCTGCCGCGCAGGAGACGAAAAGTGACGGGGCCCCAGCTTCAGACTCAAAACCCAGCAGCACTGAGGCTGCCCCATCCTCCAAGGAGACGCCGGCAGCCACGGAAGCGCCGAGTTCCACGCCCAAGGCTCAGGCCCCCGCAGCCCCCGCAGACGAGGTCAAACCTGCCGAGACCCCGGCAGCTAATTCCGATCAAACCGTAGCAGTGAAAGAGTAA